TGGTGGATCCTAAAACCTAGCATGAGTGATAAGGGCCAAGGAATTAGAGTTTTCAAGacaattgatgatttacAGACAATTTTTGACTCATTCGATGAAGACGACACTGACGATGAAAGTAATGTACAGGATGATAATAAGATTATCATATCTCAATTACGTCATTTCATTATACAAGAATATTTGGATAAACCTTTACTACTTCCTTCCATGGGTAATAGGAAATTTCACATCAGATGCTATATCTGTTGTCAAGGTTCCCTCAAAGTTTTTGTCTACAACCGGATGTTAGCACTATTTGCTCCAAATCGTTTCATACCACTGGAGCAAGGTAAATACTCACCTACTAGTGTCGACGATCTAGTTTGTCACTTGACAAATACATGTTTGCAGTCCAAcaaggcaaagaagagcttATCGGTGGTAGAGTTTGACGCTTTAGACGAAATATCGTCCGCGGATAAGACAAAAATTAAAGAACAAATCCACCAAATAGCGCATGATGTCTTTTTAGCGGCTATGCAAGTCAACAGTCTTAACTTTCAGCCACTCGCCAACGCTTTTGAGACTTTTGGGGTCGATTTTCTAGTGGGCGAGAACTTGGAAGTTAAATTATTAGAAATTAACGCCTATCCGGATTTCAAGCAAACTGGAGATGATTTAAAGGATCTTATCAATGACTTATTTGACTGTACtattgagaaattgatctACCCTCTAGCAACTGGCAAAGAAGTGCGCAACGCgaatgaaaagaacaatttAGTTGAGGTTCTCGATTATTCTGCTAATAACTGGCAATGACCTTTTTGTAACCATACTTACTCATCATTTAATTACCGAATGCTTTTAAGTCGCTTCGTTATTCTCctcaaattcttcttccatttcGCGAGCACCACCCATCGACATATTGGTAGTGGCACTTATTAGTCCTCTCTTAACCACACGAAGGGCATTCGGTATCGTAACACCGTCCTCGGGAAGGCCAGAGTACTCGCGACTCCAATTTAGTATACGCTCCCGTATTCTATTGGCCTTCACTAAAGAGGCCCGTATCTTTCTCAGATTCCTTACGAATTCTTCgtttctttgcaaagcaaTTTGAGCCAATTGTCGTATCGTCTCTACATCCTCTAATATTTGTGGAGAATTATCAGCTGGCAACAAACGAAGTAACGCAGCATGTCCACCAACATGAGGAAGTGCGAAGAAAGGGTCCTCGCCGTTAGCATCACCATCCTGTCGAGGAGCGATTTCTTTATCATCTATATCGGCAGAGTCTTCCTCAGGAAGCTTAAGGTTGTGATCATATGCAGGAAGATTCAACTCTGACTCATAGAGTGGTTCTGGATGGTCTCCCAGAAATACTTCAAGTAATTTAGAGTACCTCATGACGGAGTTCTGCTCCTTTTCAATCATCATGATAGActgaagagaaagctcACGTAGCACTTTCCCTTCAAATGACCTTTTTATTGATCCATGTCTCGTAATGTCGGCTAACGAAGCAATTGGCGTCAAGATCTTACGAACATCGACCAACTTCGAGAGGTTACAGTCATAGTCATATGACTCGTCCGTAATTTTATCGTCTGAAATTTTATGACCATTGACCTCACCAGGTGTCTGAAACTTCATTCgtttccttctttgtaGTAAATTGTGCTCCGAACCATTGTAATAGACGCACTCctcattcaaagatttcGAATTGTCTAATGCCCGACGTGTAACCAATTCTGACTTTTGTAGTAGCTTATTCCCTCTATTGGAACTTACACCAGATGCGCTAGGATATATCACAGTACCATCCAAAGATCTTCTCAGAGGAGGATAGTTTCCACTCTTTGCCCTTATAGCATGTCGATAGAAAGATTGTATGTATTCCTGCTCGTCATCAGTCTCCTCCGGCTTGCTCGAAGTCATCTTAGCGAGTCAGTGAACGTTTCTCGTAGGCTTCATTATATGACTCGTTGACTTTTCATCAGGTTTAGATTGCTTAAAGGTTACACTACAGGACCGAATAGCGTCACATGACTAGAACTTAAGATCTCTTcgagaagttgaaaagattcattATGGATTTCTTCACTACCCTACAGTGTTTGAATCAGTGCAATTGGTCAGGATGGTTATTGGCACGGTGTTGAAATGTGTCGTGGCATTGTATTTGTTGTCATCGTATAAGTCGCTGCCCGGAGTTTACTTCATTAGATTCTATTCGACGGTGTTCCCAAACATTGTTTTGCCATACTTGACTGGGTTTAAAACTAAGAACTTAAAGAAATTGGCTGGAAGCAAGTATGGATGTTTTGGTGCAGTTACTATGTCGACCTATGCCTCGCCATTTGAATGTGATTTTTATTTCCACAAGAGTAACAGTActtattttgaagaattggatatCTCAAGAAGTGAATTGATGACTAAAATAT
The window above is part of the Torulaspora delbrueckii CBS 1146 chromosome 3, complete genome genome. Proteins encoded here:
- the RXT2 gene encoding Rxt2p (similar to Saccharomyces cerevisiae RXT2 (YBR095C); ancestral locus Anc_3.336), with amino-acid sequence MTSSKPEETDDEQEYIQSFYRHAIRAKSGNYPPLRRSLDGTVIYPSASGVSSNRGNKLLQKSELVTRRALDNSKSLNEECVYYNGSEHNLLQRRKRMKFQTPGEVNGHKISDDKITDESYDYDCNLSKLVDVRKILTPIASLADITRHGSIKRSFEGKVLRELSLQSIMMIEKEQNSVMRYSKLLEVFLGDHPEPLYESELNLPAYDHNLKLPEEDSADIDDKEIAPRQDGDANGEDPFFALPHVGGHAALLRLLPADNSPQILEDVETIRQLAQIALQRNEEFVRNLRKIRASLVKANRIRERILNWSREYSGLPEDGVTIPNALRVVKRGLISATTNMSMGGAREMEEEFEENNEAT